The Neisseria subflava DNA window CTGACCATTTTGTTGGAAAACATGCGCCGCGAAGGCTTTGAATTGGCAGTCGGTAAACCGCGCGTGGTATTCCGTGAAATTGACGGTCAAAAATGCGAGCCTTACGAAAATCTGACTGTGGATGTGCCGGATGAAAACCAAGGCGCGGTCATGGAAGAACTTGGCCGTCGCCGTGGCGAATTGACCAATATGGAAAGCGACGGTAATGGCCGTACCCGTCTGGAATACCACATTCCTGCACGCGGTCTGATCGGTTTCCAAGGTGAATTTATGACCTTGACCCGCGGTACCGGCTTGATGAGCCACGTTTTTGACGACTATGCTCCGGTTAAACCTGATATGCCCGGCCGTCACAACGGCGTACTGGTTTCTCAAGAGCAAGGTGAAGCCGTTGCTTACGCCCTGTGGAACTTGGAAGACCGCGGCCGTATGTTCGTTTCTCCAAACGACAAAGTCTACGAAGGTATGATTATCGGTATCCACAGCCGTGACAACGACTTGGTGGTAAACCCTCTGAAAGGTAAAAAACTGACCAACGTCCGTGCCAGCGGTACAGATGAAGCCGTACGCCTGACTACGCCGATCAAATTGACTTTGGAAGGTGCAGTTGAGTTCATCGACGATGACGAACTGGTTGAAATCACGCCACAATCCATCCGCCTGCGTAAACGCTACCTGAGCGAATTGGAACGTCGCCGTCATTTCAAAAAACTGGACTGATTCTGTTTGATTGACGCATTTTAAAATTAAGGCCGTCTGAAAAGTGTTTTAGAAATCCTAGATTTCATTTTTACACTTTCAGACGGCCTTTTATCATCTGTTCAAATAAAGTAAATCGGCATTTCTTCCGCTTGTACTGCTGCTTCATCAGCGCGATCATTCTTACGATATTGCCCCGGCGATATCCCATATTGCTTTTTAAATGCCTTGCCAAAATGCGTTTCCGATTGAAAACCGACCGAGAGCGCAACCGATAAAACCGAATCCGCCGTCTGTTTCAATAATAATGCCCCATGTTGCAAGCGAATACTGTTAACAAAGGCGTGCGGGCTTGTTCCCGTCTGCTGCTTAAATACTCGCATCAACTGGGCGCGAGATAAGTTGGCAATCACGGTCATTTTCTCGATATTCCATTCCTCTTCCGGCTTATCCACTACTGCCTGAAGCAAATTCCGCAAACGTTTGTCCTGCCAACCATTCAGTAAACCGCTTAATTGCGCTTCCCCATTTTTCTCCAGGCTGGCTCGAAGTAGAAATACCAACAACACCGAAGCCAATGCGTTCACAACCGCTACCGAGCCGGACAAAGCCTGACCGCTCTCATATTGCAACAATGCCACCAAATACTGTAAAGAAGGATCGTTGATATTCAGCAAAACTGTGTCAGGCAGCCCTGCCATAATATCCGCCTGAGCTTCATATTCAAACCGCGCGCAGAAAAGATGCAAAGCCGCATCTCCTCCTGCATGACTCTGCTTGACTTTAAATGCGCCTTTTTTACTCGTCAGCACGCTGACACTGAAATTTTCACAACTGCTGTCGCTGCTCAAAGTATGCCCTACGCTGCGCGGGAAAAAAATGACATCCCCCGCACTCAGCAGCCTGGCCTCTTGCTCCCCATCAATTCGGATATAACCTGAACCGGCAGTTACGATATGTACCAAACCATGCGCACGCTTTGGCTCATGCCGCACATACCACTCCCCCCGAAAAAGACATTGAACATCCACACTGCCTTTTACCTGCGCCAATTCGACCAGCCTATCCAAAATATCCATAGTGTTAGTGTTTTTTACCAATAAATGAGATGTTTTGACGATTTTATTCTTCCAATTATTGCAATAATACACACACCAAACACAAACGGATAGGATTTTTTATCTTATCCACTCACATTAAGAAAGGACATATCATGTTTAAAGACTGGCCTGAACATACCGCCTTGGTAAAAAAAGCATTCGGCGAACTGGGTAAAAACCATCCTAAAATGCTGCAAGCCTACGGCGCACTGGATCAAGCAGCCGCTGCCGAAGCACTGGATGCCAAAACACGCGAACTGATCGCCATTGCCGTTGCCATTACCACGCGTTGCGAAAGCTGCATCAGCGTGCATGCAGCCGCCGCAGCCAAAGCTGGGGCAACCGAAAGTGAAATCGCCGGCGCATTGGCCACTGCTATCGCCCTGAACGCTGGTGCCGCTTATACCTACGCTTTACGCGCTTTGGAAGCAGTAGAAACCCAACGCTAATCGGTTTGTAAAATCAGGCCGTCTGAAAGCCGACTCCCCTTTCAGACGGCCTGATGAAATGCTAAACTGATAAAGTTATCATATTGTTTTCTGTCTAATAGGAGATTGAACCATGAAGAAACTGCTGACCGCCGTACTTTTTGCCGCCACTATTGCCACTCCTTTGGCCGCTTCCGCAGCCTCTATGCTAAAAGTTGAAAAAAGCGCGGCACAACCTGCAAAAGCAAAAGGCGTTTGGATTGATGTCCGCTCTGCCGAAGAATTTAAAGAAGGCCATTTGCAAGGTGCACTCAATATTCCGCACGATCAAATCGTTGACCGCATCAAATCCGTTAGCCCGGATAAAAACGCACCGGTCAACCTCTACTGCCGCAGCGGCCGCCGTGCAGAAGCCGCGCTGACTGAGCTGAAAAAAGCCGGCTACACCAACGTAACCAACCATGGCGGTTATGAAGACTTGGTGAAAAAAGGTTTGAAATAAACCTAGTTGATTTTAAAAAGGCCGTCTGAAACTTTTCAGACGGCCTTTATTGCCATTACAGACAGCAACTTCCAAATCTCAAACGTTTGCTGAGACCGGTTTCGTGAATCAATTGTTTGATAACCAAAATATTGGTGTTATCGGCCAAGGCGCGAATGCTGTGTGCTTCCATCGGCTCAAAACGGATAACTTGTAAGCCTTCGGTTTGCAAAACTTCGTCCACCGTTTTGATTTCAGCTTTGCCGTTTAAAACCAAAAGCAAAATAATCGCATCCGCCTCATATGCCGGAATTTCATTATTCTTCTGCAGTGAAAGCTGAACAATCTCCTGATTGCCGTCTGAAGCAATCACGCCGCCCAATAAAGCTTTGGGGTCTAACTCATAATGTTTCATTATTATCCTTTCCGCCCAAACGTTGCCGATTCGTGGACAATCGCTCAAGCAAACCAGTACAATACCGCCCATCTTACCGATAGACACAATATTGTCACATGAACATATTAATCTCAAACGACGATGGTTATCTTGCGCCCGGTTTGGCAGTTTTGGCAAGAGTGTGTGCAGAATTTGCCAATGTCAGGGTGGTTGCGCCCGAACGCGATCGTAGCGGCGTCAGCAATTCCCTGACTTTAGACCGTCCTTTACAACTGAAACAGGCGGAAAACGGGTTTTACTATGTGAATGGTACGCCCACCGACTGTATTCATGTCGGCCAACACGCCCTTGCCGATTTCAAACCCGACTTAGTTTTATCCGGCATTAACAACGGCGCGAACATGGGCGACGATACGCTTTATTCCGGTACGGTTGCCGCCGCGACGGAAGCCTATTTAATGGGCATTCCCGCTATTGCTTTCTCGCTCGCAGATTCCAGCGGCCGTTATTGGGAAACTGCGGAAAAAGCCGCTTGGATACTGCTTTCCTACTTTCTCAAACGCCCTATTTCCGAACCCATCTTATGGAATATCAATATCCCAGCCGTCGCACCTGAGGATATCCAAGGCATAAAAATTACACGGCTCGGCCGCCGTCATCATGAACAAAGCATTGTTCCCATGTATAATCCACGTGGCGAACAAATTTATTGGATTGGGCCGGTAGGCGATGTTTCCGACAGCGAAGAAGGTACCGACTTTGGCGAATGCGCGTCCGGCTTCATCACGATTACCCCCCTGCAAGTCGATTTGACTGCCTACGGACAAATGGAGCAAACCGCTTCCTTTTGGTCAGAAATCCCTGCGCCTTAACAGTCCCTAACAGCCGAACACTTGAGAAACAAGCATATTTTTATTATGATATGCCCCGACGAGAACAATTACCCGAATACGAAAGTCATTAACATGTTGAAAAAAAGTGTATCTTATGCCGGATCGGCAGCTTTGGTTTTATTACTTGCAGCCTGTGCCAGCCAACAACCGGCTCCTGTAGTCGTCGGCACACAAAGCGGTGGTTCAACAACAAGCTCTACCGCTGACAATCCTTACGGTGCAGCGCCTTACAATACCAACACCAGCCCAGCGGCAGATGCTCCATACACTCCGCCGGCAAGTACACCTGCTCCAACGTACAACAGCGGCAGCACCGGCACTTACACGCCTTCTTATGCGCCTGTTGATATAAATGCAGCGACACATACCGTTGTTCGTGGTGATACCGTTTACAACATCTCCAAACGCTACAACATTACCCAAGACAATCTGCGTGCATGGAATAACTTGGCCGACAACACCATCAGCATTGGTCAAACCCTGCGCGTGAAACCTGAAGGCTACGTTGCACCTGCAGCTTCTGCAAGCAAACCTTCTACGCCAACAACTACTGCTCCGACTCCAAGCACTCCTGCCAATACACCAACCGTGTCTACCGGCAGCAGCCGCAACGTCAGCGGCATCACATGGCAGCGTCCGACTACCGGTAACGTTATCGCCAACTTCGGCGGCAGCAACAAAGGTGTGGATATCGCCGGTACGCAAGGTCAGCCTGTTGTTGCAGCGGCAGACGGTAAAGTCGTTTACGCAGGCTCAGGCTTGCGTGGTTACGGCAACTTGGTCATCATCCAACACAACTCCTCATTCTTGAGCGCATACGGCCACAACCAACGCCTGCTGGTCAATGAAAACCAAACCGTTAAACGCGGTCAAACCATTGCGCATATGGGTAATACCGATGCATCTCGTACCCAGTTGCACTTTGAAATCCGTCAAAACGGCAAACCGGTCAATCCGGCAAATTATGTTGCCTTCTAAGCTGATTCAAGCAACCTAATTTCAATTCAATCCCTGCCTAAATGTCATTTAGGTAGGGATTGTTTGCACCGGTTTCCCATGAAATTTCATCTTCCTCTTCTTTATACCCTGCTATTGGGCGGTTGCACCGCGTTTTTGCCATCATTGGACGAACGCACCCAAAGCAGTTATCTTGACATCCCTTCAACGCCGCGACTGGACAGTGCCTTAGGTATTCCTTCTACCCCCTCCAAGGCCGATATTTCCCATATCTATCTGCTGAACGATGCCCATGAAGCCTTTGTCGCCCGTGCCGCCCTGATTGAATCCGCCGACCATACTCTTGATTTGCAGTACTATATCTGGCACAACGACATCTCCGGCAAGCTTTTGTTCAACCTGATTCATCGCGCGGCCGAACGCGGCGTCCGTGTGCGTTTGCTTCTGGACGACAACAACACCAACGGCATGGATGATCTCCTGTTGGCACTCGACAATCATCCCAATATCGAAGTTCGTCTGTTTAATCCCTTTATTTTCAGAAAATGGCGTGCACTCGGCTACGTTGCCGACTTTCCGCGGCTTAACCGCCGAATGCACAACAAATCGTTTACCGCCGACAACCGTGCCACCATTTTAGGCGGACGCAATATCGGCGACGAATATTTTAAGGTTAACGACGATACCATTTTTGCCGACCTCGATATCCTCGCCACAGGGCGCGTCGTAACCGAAGTGTCCCAAGACTTCGACCGCTATTGGGCAAGCCACTCCGCCTACAACGCGACCAGCATCATCAAACGAGGAAACCTGCAAAAAGGATTGGCAGAACTCGATTACACCGACCAAGATAAAAACCAAACGCTTATACGCTACCGTCAAAGCATCGAACACTCCAACCTCTATCAAAAAATGCAGAGCAACCTTATGGAATGGCAAAGCGTCAGCACACGCTTGATCAGCGACGACCCGGCCAAAGGCTTAGACCGTGACCGGCATAAACCGCCTATTTCCGAACGCCTGCAAGATGCCCTCAAGCAACCCGAAAAAAGCGTTTACCTTGTCTCGCCCTATTTTGTACCCACAAAATCGGGCGTTAAGGCCATAAAAAAGCTGATTCACAACGGCGTAGACGTTACCGTCCTGACCAACTCCCTCCAGGCGACCGACGTTGCCGCCGTCCATTCCGGCTACGTCAAATACCGCAAGCCCTTGCTTAAAGCCGGGGTCAAACTATACGAGCTCCAGCCAAACCACGCCGTTCCGACCTCCAAAGACCGCGGCTTGACCGGTAGCTCCGCCACCAGCTTGCATGCCAAAACATTCATCGTGGACGAGAAACGAATTTTCATCGGCTCATTCAACCTCGACCCACGCTCCGCACGGCTCAATACCGAAATGGGTGTTGTCATCGAAAGCCCCGAAATCGCAGGCCAAATGCAGCGAACCCTCGTTACGACCACCCCAAACTACGCCTATCAGGTAACGCTTGGCAATTACAATAAACTATACTGGTATGACCCAAGCGAAAAACGAACTTACGCACAAGAACCAGAAGCCAAATTCTGGAAACGGGTTACTTCAAAAATCCTGTCCATCCTGCCCATAGAAGGATTATTATAGAGGCCGTCTGAAAACATAAATCATGCGGCCGGAGGAATTCATCATGTCTCGACTCATCTGCAAAACCCTATTTGTTTGTACTACCTGCCTATTGTTGGCCTCTTGCGGCACCACCGGCAAACACAAATCCCACAAGCCGCAAACAACCGCCAGAAAAGTCCAACCCGTCCGTATTTCCCATATCGACCGCACCCAAGGTTCGCAGGAATTGATGCTTCACAGCCTAGGCCTGATCGGCACGCCCTACAAATGGGGCGGCAGCACCACAGCCACAGGCTTTGACTGCAGCGGCATGATCCAATTCGTCTATAAAAACGCCCTCAACGTCAATCTGCCACGCACCGCGCGCGATATGGCCGCAGCCAGCCGTAAAATTTCCGATGACAAATTAAAAGCCGGCGATCTGGTCTTTTTCAATACCGGCGGCGCACACAAATATTCCCATGTCGGCCTCTACATCGGCAACGGCGAATTCATCCACGCCCCCAGCAGCGGCAAAACCATCAAAACTGAAAAACTTTCCACTCCGTTTTACGCCAAAAACTATTTGGGTGCGCATACTTTTTTTACTGAATAAATCAAGGCCGTCTGAAAGGTATCGCTACATCATCGATACCTTTCAATCTATTGCTGATGAGTCAAGCTTGATTACAAGATAAGCCCATGCAAAAATTTACCCATAACAAAGCAATAGTAAAATAACACTCAGTTTTAAAAGCTTAAATCATCTTTCGCCCTGTCATTTTGTAAGTACGAAACCATCAAGGATATATCATGCACACAGAATCTGTTCTCACCCTCCTCAAAACCCTGCAAAACCAAATCTGCGCCGCGCTGGAGCAAGAAGATGGCGAAGCCAAATTTGTGCATGAAGCATGGACGGGGAAACTGGGCATCGGCGAAACCCGCGTATTGAAAAACGGCGCAGTATTCGAGCAGGCCGGTGTGAATTTTTCGCATGTAAAGGGAACAAAAATGCCGGCTTCTGCCACGGCCCATCGTCCTGAATTGGCAGGCGCGGCGTTTGAAGCCATGGGTGTGTCGCTGGTCATTCATCCGAAAAATCCTTATGTCCCGACCAGCCATGCCAATGTGCGCTTTTTTATTGCCTATCCTGAAAATGCCGAGCCTGTGTGGTGGTTTGGCGGCGGCTTTGATTTGACGCCGTTTTATCCTTTTGAAGAAGATATTGTGCATTGGCACACAGTGGCGCGGGACGTATGCGCGCCATTTGGCGAATCGGTTTATCCTGAATTCAAACAATGGTGTGACGAATATTTCTATTTGAAACACCGTAACGAAACACGCGGCGTGGGCGGCCTGTTTTTTGACGATTTAAACCGTTGGGATTTCGATACCTGCTTGAACTTTATCAAGGCAGTCGGGGAAGGCTATATCGCAGCGTATCTGCCGATTGTGGCCAAACGCAAAAACACACCTTATGGAGAACGTGAACGAGATTTCCAACTCTACCGTCGCGGACGCTATGTCGAGTTTAACTTGGTTTGGGACAGAGGCACGCTGTTCGGCCTGCAAAGCGGCGGCCGTACGGAAAGCATTTTGATGTCCATGCCGCCTTTGGTACGCTTCGAGTATCAATATGTGCCGGAAGAAGGTTCACCCGAAGCACGCCTCAATCAATTCCTTATACCGCGCAACTGGCTGGAAGAAGCCGGCAGATAGTTTTACCTATAAGAGGCCGTCTGAAAAGCGATTCTCACTGGTTGAGACTACCTTTTCAGACGGCCTTTGCTTCAATTGCTTTGAATTTGCATACCTTTGCCTATCATGCTGTTTCATCTCTATAGAGTTTTTGAGACAATGCGCCCATATAAAAATCACCTCACAAACCACACTAAAAAGGAATAATCGGTGAAACGCATTTTCTTATTTATCGCAACCAATATCGCAGTTCTGGTTGTCATCCGTATTATTTTGGCCATCTTGGGTATCAACAGTACCGACCAAGTCGGCAGCCTGTTGGCTTATTCCGCAGTAGTCGGCTTCAGCGGCTCGATTGTCTCTTTGCTGATGTCGAAAACCATCGCCAAACATTCGGTCGGCGCCGTCGTCATCGACCAGCCCCAAAGCGAAGAAGAAGCTTGGCTGTTGGCAACTGTTGAAGCGCAAGCCCGCCAATGGAATCTGAAAACGCCCGAAGTAGCCATTTACGACTCCCCAGATCCTAATGCCTTTGCAACCGGCGCGACCAAAAACAGCTCGCTCATCGCTGTCAGCACCGGCCTGCTCGACCACATGACCCGCGATGAAGTCGAAGCCGTTTTGGCGCATGAAATGGCACACGTCGGCAACGGCGATATGGTAACGCTGACACTGATTCAAGGTATTGTGAATACTTTTGTTGTCTTCTTGGCGCGTATTGTTTCCAGCATGGTGGCGCGCAACAATGACGGCAATACGTCGCAAGGTACATATTTCATGGTCAGCATGATATTGCAGATCGTATTCGGCTTC harbors:
- a CDS encoding cupin domain-containing protein, whose protein sequence is MDILDRLVELAQVKGSVDVQCLFRGEWYVRHEPKRAHGLVHIVTAGSGYIRIDGEQEARLLSAGDVIFFPRSVGHTLSSDSSCENFSVSVLTSKKGAFKVKQSHAGGDAALHLFCARFEYEAQADIMAGLPDTVLLNINDPSLQYLVALLQYESGQALSGSVAVVNALASVLLVFLLRASLEKNGEAQLSGLLNGWQDKRLRNLLQAVVDKPEEEWNIEKMTVIANLSRAQLMRVFKQQTGTSPHAFVNSIRLQHGALLLKQTADSVLSVALSVGFQSETHFGKAFKKQYGISPGQYRKNDRADEAAVQAEEMPIYFI
- a CDS encoding carboxymuconolactone decarboxylase family protein; protein product: MFKDWPEHTALVKKAFGELGKNHPKMLQAYGALDQAAAAEALDAKTRELIAIAVAITTRCESCISVHAAAAAKAGATESEIAGALATAIALNAGAAYTYALRALEAVETQR
- a CDS encoding rhodanese-like domain-containing protein: MKKLLTAVLFAATIATPLAASAASMLKVEKSAAQPAKAKGVWIDVRSAEEFKEGHLQGALNIPHDQIVDRIKSVSPDKNAPVNLYCRSGRRAEAALTELKKAGYTNVTNHGGYEDLVKKGLK
- the surE gene encoding 5'/3'-nucleotidase SurE gives rise to the protein MNILISNDDGYLAPGLAVLARVCAEFANVRVVAPERDRSGVSNSLTLDRPLQLKQAENGFYYVNGTPTDCIHVGQHALADFKPDLVLSGINNGANMGDDTLYSGTVAAATEAYLMGIPAIAFSLADSSGRYWETAEKAAWILLSYFLKRPISEPILWNINIPAVAPEDIQGIKITRLGRRHHEQSIVPMYNPRGEQIYWIGPVGDVSDSEEGTDFGECASGFITITPLQVDLTAYGQMEQTASFWSEIPAP
- a CDS encoding peptidoglycan DD-metalloendopeptidase family protein, yielding MLKKSVSYAGSAALVLLLAACASQQPAPVVVGTQSGGSTTSSTADNPYGAAPYNTNTSPAADAPYTPPASTPAPTYNSGSTGTYTPSYAPVDINAATHTVVRGDTVYNISKRYNITQDNLRAWNNLADNTISIGQTLRVKPEGYVAPAASASKPSTPTTTAPTPSTPANTPTVSTGSSRNVSGITWQRPTTGNVIANFGGSNKGVDIAGTQGQPVVAAADGKVVYAGSGLRGYGNLVIIQHNSSFLSAYGHNQRLLVNENQTVKRGQTIAHMGNTDASRTQLHFEIRQNGKPVNPANYVAF
- a CDS encoding phospholipase D family protein, whose product is MKFHLPLLYTLLLGGCTAFLPSLDERTQSSYLDIPSTPRLDSALGIPSTPSKADISHIYLLNDAHEAFVARAALIESADHTLDLQYYIWHNDISGKLLFNLIHRAAERGVRVRLLLDDNNTNGMDDLLLALDNHPNIEVRLFNPFIFRKWRALGYVADFPRLNRRMHNKSFTADNRATILGGRNIGDEYFKVNDDTIFADLDILATGRVVTEVSQDFDRYWASHSAYNATSIIKRGNLQKGLAELDYTDQDKNQTLIRYRQSIEHSNLYQKMQSNLMEWQSVSTRLISDDPAKGLDRDRHKPPISERLQDALKQPEKSVYLVSPYFVPTKSGVKAIKKLIHNGVDVTVLTNSLQATDVAAVHSGYVKYRKPLLKAGVKLYELQPNHAVPTSKDRGLTGSSATSLHAKTFIVDEKRIFIGSFNLDPRSARLNTEMGVVIESPEIAGQMQRTLVTTTPNYAYQVTLGNYNKLYWYDPSEKRTYAQEPEAKFWKRVTSKILSILPIEGLL
- a CDS encoding C40 family peptidase produces the protein MSRLICKTLFVCTTCLLLASCGTTGKHKSHKPQTTARKVQPVRISHIDRTQGSQELMLHSLGLIGTPYKWGGSTTATGFDCSGMIQFVYKNALNVNLPRTARDMAAASRKISDDKLKAGDLVFFNTGGAHKYSHVGLYIGNGEFIHAPSSGKTIKTEKLSTPFYAKNYLGAHTFFTE
- the hemF gene encoding oxygen-dependent coproporphyrinogen oxidase produces the protein MHTESVLTLLKTLQNQICAALEQEDGEAKFVHEAWTGKLGIGETRVLKNGAVFEQAGVNFSHVKGTKMPASATAHRPELAGAAFEAMGVSLVIHPKNPYVPTSHANVRFFIAYPENAEPVWWFGGGFDLTPFYPFEEDIVHWHTVARDVCAPFGESVYPEFKQWCDEYFYLKHRNETRGVGGLFFDDLNRWDFDTCLNFIKAVGEGYIAAYLPIVAKRKNTPYGERERDFQLYRRGRYVEFNLVWDRGTLFGLQSGGRTESILMSMPPLVRFEYQYVPEEGSPEARLNQFLIPRNWLEEAGR
- the htpX gene encoding protease HtpX, which codes for MKRIFLFIATNIAVLVVIRIILAILGINSTDQVGSLLAYSAVVGFSGSIVSLLMSKTIAKHSVGAVVIDQPQSEEEAWLLATVEAQARQWNLKTPEVAIYDSPDPNAFATGATKNSSLIAVSTGLLDHMTRDEVEAVLAHEMAHVGNGDMVTLTLIQGIVNTFVVFLARIVSSMVARNNDGNTSQGTYFMVSMILQIVFGFLASIIVMWFSRQREYRADAGAAKLVGAPKMIAALQRLKGNPSDLPQTMTAMGIASDAKDSWFSTHPSLDNRISHLKNR